One segment of Thunnus thynnus chromosome 19, fThuThy2.1, whole genome shotgun sequence DNA contains the following:
- the oaz1b gene encoding LOW QUALITY PROTEIN: ornithine decarboxylase antizyme 1b (The sequence of the model RefSeq protein was modified relative to this genomic sequence to represent the inferred CDS: deleted 1 base in 1 codon) has product MVKSNLQRILNSHCFAREKEGKQQSFTTMADLSSGICDMIGNLSLHCSSTRGPGPLWCSDAPLPPLKIPGGRGNGTRDHTPSARPIYSDRKLTVTEEPAGNGRPGILHFQSRPTVTKTIQWDAVLSSSALYVEIPLDPLPEGSKESFAALLEYAEEHLKVVSVFVCFYKNRDDRAKLVRTFSFLGFEIVKPGHALVPPRPDVLFMAYNFDRDSSDEE; this is encoded by the exons ATGGTAAAATCCAACCTCCAGCGGATCCTGAACAGTCATTGCTTTGCTCGCgagaaagagggaaaacagCAGTCTTTTACTACCATGGCGGATTTAAGTAGTGGCATTTGTGACATGATTGGGAA CCTGTCCCTGCACTGTAGTAGTACCCGCGGCCCGGGgcctctgtggtgctcc gatGCCCCTCTCCCACCCCTGAAGATCCCAGGTGGGCGAGGGAATGGCACACGGGATCACACTCCTTCAGCTCGGCCAATCTACTCA GACCGAAAGTTGACTGTAACGGAGGAGCCAGCAGGTAATGGTCGCCCCGGGATACTCCACTTCCAAAGTCGTCCCACTGTTACCAAGACGATACAGTGGGATGCTGTCCTAAGCAGCAGCGCTCTCTACGTGGAGATACCTCTTGACCCGCTTCCTGAAGGCAGCAAGGAGAG TTTTGCGGCTCTCCTGGAGTATGCTGAAGAACATCTGAAAGTCGTTAGCGTGTTTGTCTGCTTTTACAAGAACAGAGACGATCGTG CTAAACTGGTGCGTACATTCAGTTTCCTGGGCTTTGAGATTGTGAAACCGGGCCATGCCCTCGTCCCACCTCGACCCGACGTTCTCTTCATGGCCTACAATTTCGACAGGGACTCCTCGGACGAGGAGTAG